Part of the bacterium BMS3Abin08 genome is shown below.
GCTATCACGTTGTTGACATCATCAACGGCCCTCAGGACACCTTTGCCTCCATACCTCTTCGGGTCACCATCCCTTAATTCAACCGCTTCATGTACCCCTGTAGAGGCACCGGAGGGAACCGCTGCACGGCCCCTTGCGCCGCCTTCAAGTTCCATATCGACCTCTACGGTCGGGTTCCCCCTCGAATCCAATATCTCTCTTGCCCTGATTGCCCTGATCGCTGTCTCCATTACGTATCCTCCTTTGTTAGTGTCTGTGTATAAACTACAGTCATTTGTCATTCCCGCAAGCGAAGCGAGTCGGGAATCCTTCTTAAAGAACGATTACGGACAAGCCGGAATGACAGAAAAACGATAACTATTCGACTTTGTCGTCATGCCACGAAAGTCTTGAAAAGACTGGATTCCGGCTTAAGGACTACCGGAATGACAGATAGAAAATCAGCTATATGTCTTCCAAACTGCTGAAAGGGCTGAAACTACATTTTCACCCCTATGTCTTCCCCCCCTTAAACGGCTGAAACGATTGAAACGGCTGGAACCATTATTTTATCCCTATGTCTTCAGCATCACCCCGGGATCTGTTTCCATAATAATCTTCAGGACCTCTGTCCTTTTTCCTTCCATGGTCTTTTTATCATTGGCCTCCAGGTTGAGCCTTATGACGGGTTCTGTGTTGGATGTCCTGAGATTGAGCCACCAGTCACTGTACTCCACAGTTAATCCATCGAGATGGTCTTTCCCGGCATCTCTGTATTTAGCCTCCAGGGCAGCAAAGATGGCATCCTTATACTTTACCTGCATATTTATCTCGCCTGACGAGTAATATTTTCTAAGAGGTTTTACTATTTGGGAAAGAGGCGTACCTTTTAAAGATAAGAGATTCAGCATCTGGATCATGGTGAGGATGCCGTTGTCGGTAAATCCCATATCGCGATAATAATAATGACCCGAGAGTTCACCGGCAAAGAGGGCATCCTCTTCCCGCATCTGTGCCTTGATAAAGGCGTGACCTACACGGCAGCGTATCGCCTTTCCTCCAAGACGGGTAATGGTCTCAGGGACAACCCGGCTTGAACGCAGGTCGTAGAGGATTGTTGCCCCGGGTTCCTTTGAAAGAAGAAACCCGGCGATAAGTGCAGTCACCAGGTCCTCGGGGATTCTCTCTCCCTTTTCATCTATGAAACCGCACCGGTCGGCATCTCCGTCAAATGCCACGCCGATATCGGCCCTTTTCTTTATAACCATGGCCTGTAATTCCCTGGTGGCAGAGGGCAGAAGGGGATTGGCTATGTGGTGAGGAAATCTTCCGTCAGGTTCCATGTACATGGGAGTGAATTTCCAGACAGGGAATCTCCCGAGTAATGCAGGCACATCCAGCCCGGCCATTCCATTTCCTGCATCAACCACGATCTTTAATGGTTGCGGGGCCTGGACAAAGGTGCCCAGTTTATCCAGGTACTTATCCAGTATACTATTTACCTGTAAGGAGCCGGCAGGCTTTTGTTCCGATTGTTGGGATGGCTTTGCTTTAACCAGACGCTCCAGGGCAGGCAGTCCATGGTCTCCACTCAAAGGGATCGCCTCTTCACGGCAGAGTTTAAAGCCGTTGAATTTGCCGGGCAGGTGGGATGCCGTAACCATGGCCCCACCGTCAAATTTCCCCTCGATTATGGCATAGTAAAGCATGGGTGTGGTGGTCATTCCTATATCGGTCACCACTTCTCCTGATTCCACTGCCCCTCTGATGAAAGCCTTTGCAAGGGCTGGGGAGGATAGGCGCATATCCCGCCCAACAACAATTCTCCGGGCATTCAGCAGGTGAACAAATGCCGCCCCGATCCTTTCCGCTGTTGATTCATCCAGTTTATCGGGATATGAGCCCCTTATATCATAGGCCTTAAAAATGTTTCCCACGTACTCTTCTCCTCTCTATCTTCAGGAAATTTGCACAGGATGCAGACAGTACCCGGTTTCTCTGTTTCTGCAGCAGACTCGCTATCTCGCTTTAAACCCTTTGCAGCGTAGCACTATCAAAATGTCACAGGTTCTGGTTCCTTCTTTACCAGGAGAATGGAACATGGCACCTTCCGGATGATCTCCTTGTTGCTGCGCCCGAAAAGGAAGTGTTCCAGGTGTCCCTCCTCATGGGCAAGCATGACGATGAGGTCTATCCCCTCTTCCCGCACAACCTTAAGGATCTCCCCGGTAGGCTGACCCTCCCTGACCAGCTCTTTTATAGACATGCCTTTCCGTTTTTCCTGGGCTATGATTGTATCCAGTTCTTTTTTTGCATCCTTCTGAATCCTTTTGTATTCTTCCGCCAGGGACGGAACCGGCAGGTTCCATCCCTCAAGCGAAAAAGGATTATGAATCACGTGGATGACATAGAGTTCAGAGCCGTATTTTTGGGATAGTGAGACCCCGAAATGAACGGCTTTCCGGCAGTATCTGGTCATTCTGCTCACTACAAGGATACGATTGATATCACTCATCGGCTACCTCCTTGGATCAGAAATCAGATTTGTTTTATTGTCCTCTTATTCATCCAGAGGGTTATGGATTTAT
Proteins encoded:
- a CDS encoding universal stress protein Aq_178 — encoded protein: MSDINRILVVSRMTRYCRKAVHFGVSLSQKYGSELYVIHVIHNPFSLEGWNLPVPSLAEEYKRIQKDAKKELDTIIAQEKRKGMSIKELVREGQPTGEILKVVREEGIDLIVMLAHEEGHLEHFLFGRSNKEIIRKVPCSILLVKKEPEPVTF
- the algC gene encoding phosphomannomutase/phosphoglucomutase — translated: MGNIFKAYDIRGSYPDKLDESTAERIGAAFVHLLNARRIVVGRDMRLSSPALAKAFIRGAVESGEVVTDIGMTTTPMLYYAIIEGKFDGGAMVTASHLPGKFNGFKLCREEAIPLSGDHGLPALERLVKAKPSQQSEQKPAGSLQVNSILDKYLDKLGTFVQAPQPLKIVVDAGNGMAGLDVPALLGRFPVWKFTPMYMEPDGRFPHHIANPLLPSATRELQAMVIKKRADIGVAFDGDADRCGFIDEKGERIPEDLVTALIAGFLLSKEPGATILYDLRSSRVVPETITRLGGKAIRCRVGHAFIKAQMREEDALFAGELSGHYYYRDMGFTDNGILTMIQMLNLLSLKGTPLSQIVKPLRKYYSSGEINMQVKYKDAIFAALEAKYRDAGKDHLDGLTVEYSDWWLNLRTSNTEPVIRLNLEANDKKTMEGKRTEVLKIIMETDPGVMLKT